CACAATCTTAGAGGGCTTCCTGACTGATCACCCCATTACTGCGGGGTCAGGGCCAGGCTTGGACGCCAGGACTCTCCCTTAGGAGCACCACCGGCCACAGATGGTGTTCTGTTGGGGCCCCTGCCGGGCTCACCTGCACGGTGACCACCAATATCTTCACGACTTGGAGCATGAGCTTGAAGGGCTTGCGGCCTTTGGCCCGAAATTTGTCACAGGGACTCATGAAGAAGTACTTGAGCCGGCGGCGGAGGTCCTCCTCTTccggaggggtgggggaagccccGGCCTGGGTGCCATACCCAGGACTGGGGCTCAGGAGCCGCTCGGTCTCTGTGGGAATGGGGGACGCTGGTGGGGACCAGGCCCAGGCAGGCTCACCTGCCAACAGGGCAAAGAGGTCTCACCGCGCCAGCCAAAGACCTTGGAGAGATCTCAGAAAACCCAGGAGCCCTGCAACGTTTTGTGGATACATGTAAGCACTCCTGCTCAGAGATTATAAATTCGGATTTGGGGCTCAAGAGGGCCTGAGCTAATTCCTGACCCTGCTTATCACTGGTTCGGGCAGGGCCCTCTGCCACTGAGCCTCGGCcttctcatctgcagaatggggcaATACATCTCTCACCAGGAAGCTGAGCACTGGACACTTACAAGACATTTATCACAGGGGCTGGCTTGTGGTAAGAATGTCGGAACATTCCATCATTGTTCCAGTTGTGGAtttgtgggaagaaaagaaattgctTCCACTGGCTCTTCCCAACTCCAGCCTCCAATCATGAGCATGGAGCTCAGCCACATTCCAGTTTTTTTCTGGTGAAACACCCAAAGAAGGACTTTTCCACTCATCATGACCTGGCCCAGCCAGCTGACAGTCTCACAAGCCACAGGCCCAGAGAAGGGGAATGACAACAGAGAAGGGGAGAATAACAGAACACATTTGCTACAGACTCACTGCACACCAGTGGGTGTTATTACCACGCTGCCTGTCGCTGGCTCACCAGCTAAGATAGCATCTTCACGAAGGGCACCAGCTCCTGGAACTCTCACAGCTCTCGAACCAAATCCCAGACCTGCCACTTCCCAGTTGGCAGATCCTGGTTTTCTTTCAAAGCCTCCATCTTCTTATTTCAAAAgtggaaacaggggcgcctgggtggctcagtgggttaagccactgccttcggctcaggtcatgatctcagggtcccgggatcgagttccgcatcgggctttctgcttggcggggagcttgcttctctctctctctctctctgcctgcctctctgcctacttgtgatctctctctccgtcaaataaataaaatctttaaaaaaaaaaaaaaaagtggaaacgggcacctgggtggctcagtgggttaagcctctgccttcagctccggtcataatcccggagtcctaggattgagccccacatagggctctctgctcagcggggtgcctgcttccccctctctctgtctacttgtgacatctctctctgtcaaataaataaagtcttaaaaaagaaaaaaggaaataaggaaggaaggaaaaaaaaaagaaaaaggaaggaaggaaggaaaagaaaagtgggaACAAAAAAAATGTGCCCGGGGCAGGCGCCTGACTGGTTCAGTGGGACAGGCATGCGACTCTCGATCTCGAACCCCAcggtgggtgtagagatcacttaaaaataaaatcttaggggcacctgggtggctcagtgggttaaagcctctgccttcggctcaggtcatgatccccgggtcctgggattgagccccgcatcgggctctctgctcctcggagagcctgcttcctcctctctctgtctgcctccctgcctacctatgatctgtctctctctctgtcaaataaataaataaaatctttttaaaaaaataaataaaaaataaaatcttaagggctcctgggtggctcagtggtttaagccgctgccttcggctcaggtcatgatctcagggtcctgggatcaagtcccgcatcgggctctctgctcggcagggagcctgcttccctctcactctctctgcctgcctctctgcctacttgtgatctctctctgtcaaataaataaataaaaatctttaaaaaaataaaaaataaataaaatcttaaggggtgcctgggtggctcagtcattaaaagtctgcctttggctcatgtcatgatcccagggtcctaggatcgagccccacattgggctccctgctcagcaggaggcctgcttctccctctcccactccccctgcttgggctccctctctggctgtgtctctgtcaaataaatacataaaatctataaaataaaataaaatcttaaaagtctaCCCTGAGATTGACACTCTGAAAGGTGTTCTCTGAATGTAGTGAGATAAAGCAGACAGAAGCCTCAGTTCACCCCCCAAGTCCCGGTAATTCTTCAGCAAATAGAGTCTATTCTAAGCACTGCTTATTCTCTTCACTTCTGAACAACCTAAGAGAAAAGTCCAAGGTTTCATTAACCGCTAGGGTCACAGCTGGTCACAGCAGCCCAGGAGCGTCCCTGACACACCCCCACCACCCTGACCGGGACAACCCTGCTTCTTTCCAGGACCTGGCGGGCCGCCTGCCTGTCACAGCTACCAGGACAAATGGGAGCACTGTCAGAACCTGTCCTGCAGGGAGGGCCAGCTCCTGGCCGGTCCCTTTGGAGCTTGGATGCTGTTGTGCTTGTTTACCAGATAGTTGGATGGGAAGCCAGAGAGCAAGCAGATCGGTCTCTCTAACTGGGATCTCAGTTAACCCATTCCAGATCCTACGAGCAGGGACACCTTTCAGGTATCTCCAGCTAGCTCAAGAAGGGAAGACCAACACTTAGAGTCTACCCCTGAACTCCCCCATGAGAAGCAGAGGCCGAAGAGACCGGAGGCTGGGTATCCACCGCCTGAGTTCAAGAAAGCCGAGCTCCCACTCCATGAGATCGAGTTCGGCGGCTGGGTTCAAGGAGGTaatccccccagccccccatctGAATTTACAGAAGCTGAGCACGGCCTCAAGAATCGGGGAAGGGAATCCTGCGAGTTTCACGTGAGGGTTGGAGAAGCTGGTGCCCGCTGTGTTCAGCAAAGCCAGCAATCGGAACTACGCTCAGAACGCAAACCCCGGGAACCTCCCGGGCCGGAGCTGGAGAAGCTGGCGGCCCATCCGCTGCCCGAGTTTAGGAACTCTGAGCAGAGCCTGCGTCCAGAGAGAGCACCCAAGAGTGCCGCCACTCCAGGGACGGAGGAGCGCGCGCCCACCGGCCGCCCAGGTTCTAGGAGCCATCTGTCCTTATCTCCACCGAGAGGGCAACCCTGCAGTTTAGGCAAAGGAAACCGGGAGCTCCGCCGCCCCAGGTCGGGGGAGCTGGCCACCCGCCCGCGTTCGGCGTCCCGGGAGGCCGCGCGCGTCCTCACCTGAGCCCCGCCGGCCCACGGGGGCTGCCATgccggggcggggcgcggcggggcAGCCGGGGTCCGAGCGCCCGCCGCCCCTGCTGCTGCGGCCTCGCTCCCTCGCGGTGCCGCTTCAAACCCTCTCGGGTCAGCTGACGCCCGCCGCGATCACGTGACCAGAGCGCgctttctcccccgcccccagtgcACGTGACCGGATTCTATCCCGCCCCCTGCGCCACGACAGCCCCTGCTGCCGCCGCACGCATGCGTGCGTGCCTCAACTGGCTTCTTGCGGCCGGAGGGTGGCCTTGAGGTCCTAACGCCGACGGGCGCTCAATGTGCTGGGGGATGGGCTGTCCGTCAGAGTGCTCTAGGACCGCGTCCGGTGCCAGATTCCTGAGTTCCATGTTCAGTGCTTGACCCCTTACCCTCCGCAGAGTCCGGTGATGACCATATGTCCTGTCTCATGGCTGCCTCTCCATCCTCCCAGAAACCCCGTGGTTACTCTCTTTCAGCTTCTGTTCCTCTCATCTGAACCGTCAGCAAATCCCATTTCATTTcctaagtatgtcccaaataggACCACTTATACCCACTCCTATGGCCCTCAGCCCAGGGTCCCCCAGCATTCCTGGCCTGCACCAGTGCTCCCTGGTGCCTTCTCCCTGACCTGAGGCTCCCACTCCTGACTCTCTCCCCTTACACTCTCCAGGCAGGAGCCAGAAGCATTTTCCATGAGTAATTCGTACCAGTCCTCTGCCACAACCTGCTGATGTCTTCCCATTGTTCTGGGATGACAAGGGAATTCTGACCTCAGTCTACCAGGCCCCTCTGTTCCAGACCCCATCTCCCCCAGCTCCTCACTCAatggccccaggcccctctgTTCCAGACCCCACCTCCCCGAGCTCCTCACTCAatggccccagggcctttgcactctTGCTTTGAAGGATACTGATTAAGAACGCAAACTCTGGTGAACAGACAGTTTAGATGAAATCTAGGCCCGGCCAACTGCCACTTCTACATCTTCCAAAGAAGTTCTTAAACTCCACGTGCCTGTTtactcatttgcaaaatggggataCTTGGTCATAGTTACCTACCTCTTGGAGCTgttgaattaaatgagaaaactcaGGAGCATGAAATGCAAGAGTGCTGCACAAGGCTGGACGAACAGTACTGAAGATTAAAGTAGTGGTTATTGGGATTATGGATTCCTTCCTCAGGAAAGCAGCCTCTCCCCCCCAAATCAGAGGTCTTGATCCTTTTGTGAACAGTGAGCATGGTGACTGAGCATTCATGCTGTTGCATGAGACCTGTCTCCCCGAAACCTTGCTACCTCCTCACCGTTACCTGTCTGATGTGTTGGAGGGAAATGTCTTGTTatgcttttcttaaaatgaactttaccggggtgcctgggtgactcagtcggttaagtgtgtgccttgggctcaggtcatgatcccagagtcctgggatcgagtcctgcatcaggctccctgctctgcgggaagcctgcttctccctctcctgcttctgcctctctctcttacatgaaaaaaattttttaattttaataagaaaaaaaaaaaaaaaggaactacacCCTGTAACTACTTCTTAAATGTTCCTGAACTTGGCATCTGTGAGTTCTGTGAAGGCCATGCTTGTTCCCGGCTGAGACCCCACCAATCGGCAGATTTACGTTCAACACAGACAAGCAACCTCTTCTGTCCAGTGCTGTGCCCATAACCTGGGCTGTGAAGGATAAGGGTAGGTTATGTGAACAGATCGGGTAGGGCGCCTTCAGGGTCTCATATCAGCCTCCATTATCAGCTCGCTAGACTGTGAAAATGCCAGAAATTCCACCACTCATAGAAAAGCCAAAGGAAAAGGATCCTGCTCAAAGCACCTGCCGCGGAAGTCTGTCCATGACTAGGAGGGCCAGGTCTGGGGAAGCAGAGGGGCAACTGCAGGGAGGGACCAGTGTGAGACCCTGTGGGGGAACTGGGAAGCCTGGAGGATTAGCGGGGAGCAGGGACATTGGGGTTCCAGTTATGGCTGGCATAGGCCACACCTTCCCATCTTCTGAGGAAGAGGCCATGCAttagggaggaaaaagagaaaaaagagaaagaggcaagcCACACAACACAGAGCCAGGAGGCAGTGGGAGGATTTTACTAAATTGCATGACACACAACGTCCCCAGACCCCCGTGCATGTCGGCATCCGCTTCAGCCATCCGGCCCCAGCAGAGCCCCTTGCTCCTGCGCCCACTCGGGACTCTCGCCAGTAGGGAGGGCCGGACTGACAGTGTCGTGGGTGGGAGAGCAGGGATCAGGGTGAGATTCAGGGTTGGGCTCCGGGCTGGGGGCGGGATCCTGGTCAGAGCTGGGACCAGATCCGTGCTCAGGGCTGGCCACGAGGTCAGGATTGGTGTTGGGACCAGGCTTAGGGTCAGAAGATTTGACCGAATCAGGGGTGGGGGTACATTCGGAGCCAGAGAGAGCTTTGGGGCCAGGATTAGGAAGGGAGCCCAGCACGGAGCTAGGTTCAGAGCCCAGGCCAGAGCTGGGGCCAGGGCTGAGGCCCAGGCCAGAGCCAAGAACAGAGACAGCATCAGGACCCAGGAGGGAGACCTGCCCTGGCCTCAACATGGAGGCAGGACTGAGGCCAAGgccggcggcggcagcggctgcggcagcggcggcggcggcgccctCGTGCACCCGCTTGTGCTTGGTGAGGCTGGACGCTTGGCCAAAGGCCTTGCCGCAGAGCTGGCAGCGGTAGGGGCGCTCCCCGGAGTGCACGTGCAGGTGCTGCAGCAGCGCGGAGCTCTGGCCGAAGGCCTTGGAGCAGTGGGGACAGGCGTAGGGCCGCTCGCCCGTGTGGATACGCAGGTGGTGCTGCAGGTTGGAGCTCTGGCCGAAGGCCTTGCCGCAGTGGGGACAGCGGTAAGGGCGCTCGGCCGTGTGCGTGCGCTGGTGCTGCAGCAGCGCCGAGCTCTGGCCGAAGGCCTTGCCGCACTGCGGGCACGGGTAGGGCCGCTCGCCGGTGTGCGTGCGCAGGTGCTTCAGCAGCGCCGAGCCCTGCCCGAAGCCCTTGGCGCACACGGGGCACTTGTGCGGCCGCGGCCCGCCGTGCGTGCGCAGGTGCTGCGCCAGCAGCGAGCCGTGCCCGAACGCCTTGCCGCACACCGGGCAGTGGTGCGGCTTCTCGCCACTGTGGCTGCTGCGGTGCTTCAGCAGCGTCGAGCGCCAGCCGAAGGCCTTGCCGCAGGCGGCGCACTGGTAGGGCCGCGCGCCCGTGTGGATGCCGCGGTGCTGGGCCAGCGTGGCGCCGTGGCTGAACGACTTGCCGCAGTCGGGGCAGCGGTAGGGCTTCTCGCCGCTGTGGGTACGGCGGTGCTGGCTCAGCCCCGAGCTGCGGCGGAAGGCTCGCCCGCAGTCGGGGCACGAGAAGGGCCGGGGAGGGCTGGCAGGTGCAGGGAGCACcgcggggctgggggccagggccTCGGGAGTGGCAGTGAGGCTGGATGCGAGGGGGTCCACGTCTGGGGATTCGGTGGGGCTGAGGGTGTCGTCATTAGGGTCAAGAACCAGGGGGACAGGGCCGATGACATCTGGATCCAGGTCGAAACTTGAAGCCATGGGGTGGAGATCTTGGGGATCCGAGTCCCGGGCGGCGGCTGAGATGGAGCTCGGAGCTTCGGCGTCGGGGTCCAGATCCTCAGAGACCGGCCCCAGATCTTCGTAGCTGGGATCCGCATCTTCGGAGACAGTGTTGAGGTCTTCTGAGTCAGGCTCTGGGTCTTCACAGACTGCATCCAGCTCTTCGGGGTTGGGGTCCAGGTCCTCTGAGTCGGAGTCAAGCTCTTCATAAGTGGGCCTTGGGCCTCTGTGGCCCGGGTTCCTGACCAGGACTGAGCGCCGCATCCCTGGTGTGGAAGTGCTGGCTGCTTCCGGGGCAGGATCTgcagggggaggacagagggggcTGGAGGTAGGTTCTGGAAGCCAGGGGATCGCTTTTGGAGTCTGGGCAGGGAAGTGAGAGGGGACAGTGCCCTGGCCCAGGACCCACTCCTCAATACACACGTGGATCCTTCTCTTGTCTCAGATTGCAGGGAGACCTCTGATGTGCTCCAGtcagggcagggagaagagggaccCTGCTGGGACATGGAGGGGGGGGGTAGAGTGGGGGGAACCTTCACTTCTCAGCACCACACCTGGATGGAAGTCATGGGACCCGGCACCAGAGGTGTCCAGTGCCCagctccagggctctgcccctctctccatctTGGGCTCCTCCTCCCGCGGGAAGCTTGGGTCCTGTGGAGGAGAGAGAGCCCAGGGTTCCTACCCGCTTGACTGGGGAAGAGGGCAAGAGCCTGGGTTCCTGTGCTTGCTCCTAAGTACATGGCTCGAATTCCAGTCCCAGAGTTGGGGGTGACATATTTGGGGGTTCCCTAGTAGTAAGGGCAACCTCTGGCTTGCCTCGTGGAGAGGAAGCATCCTGAGCTCTGAAGCTTATATCTGGGGTATGAGCCGGGGGCAAACGACAGCTGGTACTCCCCTTGCAtcagtgggggagggcagggccacCTCTGGTGTGCCTGCTGGGGAAGAGGGACTCGAATGCCACACCTCACAGTTCAGGGGTGGGAGTGACTGTCAAAACACTTGTGTACCCAAATACCAGTCCCTAGAGCTAGAGGAGGGGGTTAAGGTGGGACCCACTGGGGCACAGGGAGACCCATGGACCCCATAGCCAGGGTATAGGGACAGGAGTTATACCTGTTTCACCAATTGGATAGTAGATCCTGAATTCTAAcccctggggggggggcaaaaataAGACTTAGGGCCCCTCTCGGGTTACTGGGGGGATCCTGGGTCATCTCCTAGAAAAGGGAGATTCCTGAGTAACTAACTGATCCCAAGGCTGAGGTATGGGGATGGGTGTCCGGACACTTTTTTGGTTCCCTCCTGGGGAAAAGATCCTGCATTCCGGCCCCATAcctggaggctggaagcaggATAGAGGAACAATAATGGGAGCCCttctggggagcagagggagctcAGGACTACCCGATGGGGAGGTGATGCGTGAGCTGCCCACACCATGGCTGCGGGCCGGGGAGCAAACAAACACAGCTGTTcctggagggagggatgggggccTCTGGCTCTCCTGGGGAGAGGGTCATGGAGAACCACAACCCCGCAGCTGGAAGTGGCTAAGCCAATGGAGAGGGTGGTCTTCCACCACCTCCTCAACCCAGACGCCACatgtggagggtggggggaaacaATGCCTGGGTTCCTGGGGGACAGGGGGACCTTTAGATTGCCTCCGGGGGAAGGGGCCTTCCAAATTCCCATCTTTTCGCTGGAATGGGGAGGAGAACTGAGTttctggggggtgtggggggggagcCAGGTGGACCTCTGGATCACCTCCTGGGAAAGGGCTTCCAGCACTCTGGACCCCAAaactggagagggaggggaacaATAACGGGCTCCTGGGGAATCAGAGGGAACCCCAATCGCCCTCCTGAGGAAGGGCCTCCTGAACTCCCGACCTTAGgaggctggagggtggggagaacAATACTTAGGGGTCCTCCGGGGTTCTCGGGATGGAGAGGGTCGGGATCGCCTCCAGGGAGGGGCGTCCTGAGCTCCCGACCCCACAACTGAGGGGTGCCCCCCCATACCTCCCGATTTCAGGCGCCCAGCTCAGGCTGGGCCCTCCCCCGGGGCCACGGCAGCGGAAAGGGCGCGCTAGGCCCGCGGGCCGCAGGGCGCCCCCTCCCCACACGCCCGCGACCCCGCTCTCCCGGGCCAGGCGGGCGGCGCGCGGGCCGGGAAGGTGGGGAGGCGGACAGAGGTCGCCCCGGgccgcgccccgcgcccgcccccgccccggccccggccccggcccccgcccgcccggcccgCTCGCGGGGACACTCACCCGGCGCCCCTCGCCCCTGCCCGGCccgccgcgcccccggggcccgcAGGAAGCCCCCCGCCCGCCAGCCCCGCCGGCGGCCCCCTCGGCCCAGCGGCCCCGCCAGGCGCTCCCGGGGAGCGAGAGGGGCCGGCCGAGGGCCGCAGCGGGAGCTGCTGGGACTTGTAGTTCGCCCGCGCCCGCCGCGGCCGTCGCCAtcgctgcccccgccccccgggccAGCCTTTGTCCCGGCCCGGCCGCCCCGGCCGCGCCTTTGTCTGCGCCGCGCCCTCCCGCGCTGCCCTCGGCCGGGCCCGGCCCGCCTCGGGCCCCCTCGTCCCCGTCGGGCCCCCGCCCGCTTCGGCCCCTGCGGtggtctctccctgcccctgtgtCTCTCTGCATCTCTGCTCCCCTGTGGGCGCCTAGCTctgttcctctctgtctctctgtccctctgtttcTGCCGCTCTCCCTGGGtcagtctctctgcctctgttcctgccacttttcctgcctctgcctctgtctctctctgtttctggcctcctctgtctctgtctctgcctcgtGCCCATGTCTCTGACGCTATCTTTGTTCAGAAAGCACCAAACCTCTCTTCTCTGGCAGACTGGCGGGGCACATAAATGAAGCTAAGGCTCTGAGAAGGCCTGCAATTGACAAAGTTGTTCATCTTTGCTCAGTCCAGCGACTCCCTGTAAGACTCCCCAAGGGAAAGTCTTGGGAGCCCTGTCCCTGAGTGTTTTCCTCCTCCTACCCGGCTGATAGGTCACTCACTGCTGTTACTGGTGAACTCCCTGTGTCTGATGCCCACGGGCATGATGATCTCTGGAGAAGCCTAGGCCACAGCGGGGAAGGACTCTGGGCAGACTTTACCTGGAGACAGAGATCCCCGAAAAGAGGGAGTGAGAGCCAACCCCGGCAGCTGACAGCTGGGCCGTGATGTTCTTCACTGAGCATAAACAACAGTCACAGAATATAAACAATGATCACACAAGGCCGCTCTGTGACCACGTCTGAACCAGGCCAGAGACAAGGACACTCTGCGGCCACAAAAACGGATACACACCCTCCTGTCCCAGACTAACGCGATGACTGTTGCTTCTTACCAATAACAGCTCCACTTCTATCctcctacttctttttctttttttttttaaagattttatttattcatttgacagacagagatcacaagcaggcagagaggcaggcagagagaaagggggaaacaggctccctgctgagcagagagcccgatgcggtgctccatcccaggaccctgggatcatgatctgagccgaaggcagaggctttaaaccactgagccacccaggcacccctatcctcCCACTTCTGAGATAAAAATCATCCAAATACCCAGTTACCAATCCGCTCCCAGCTTCCCGACAGCACCAACCTAGAATTGCTTCTCCTCTCTTTAACTCTCCTTAAAACTCCGCCCACCCTGCTCCACAGGCGTGAATCCTATAAGGTGCCCTCCTGTCCCCCAACACCCTCCTATGGAGGCACCCATGGTTCCTGGTATATGAGCTTcccttttaaaaagttgaaaaacacTTTTTTGGCCACAGCTGTATTTCCAAGGGTCTTTGGTGAATTTTGACACCACCTACCCTTGAACACAGCTTCAAGCAAATCAGGCTTCTAGGagtcttctcccttctttcctgaaCCTTCTAGATCTGTGCTGAACGCAAGGTCTGAAACTGGCTTTCCACCTTTCTACGGAAGAGCCCACAGCAGATCTGAGAGATGGGAGACTGAAGTTGGATTATGTCACTAGTTCCTCAAACTGCCACCTCCTGGAAGGTCCCAAAACAAATAATGCCTGTAATGACAGCTGTTGTTTCCgtctgttaagcatctttttctttttttaaagatttatttatttattattttagaggcaggggtggggtggggcggggacagagggagagagagagaatctcaggcagactccccactgagtgcagagccctatgcagggcttgatgctgggctccatctcatgcccctgagatcataacctgagctgaaaacaagagtcggaagtttaaccgaatgagccacccaggtgcccctgtcccctGAGTATCTCTATCAGCACCTTGCTTTCCATTTGTGGATGCTTCTCCACTACGCCAATCTAACACAGCCCCACAGTATCTAAATGTATCAATCAGAGAACCTCTTCTCCTGGTCACAATAATTAGGTTGGAGGATAGAATGTCTCATTCTTCCTCTGGGATCATAAGGTGTATACAGGCCCTCATCCTACCAGCAGTTCCCTTCCCCAGTTGTCAGGAAGAACAGTCTGCAGAATGAAGCCAGTCTACGCCACGATGTACAGGTGAGAGTTGAGGAGAAAGTTCTGTCTGTATTGGCTGAGCTCCTGGATCCAGCCATACCTGAGGCCAGAAGCCCTCATtctttccaatccatgagccAACAAATTTCCTGGGCATTGGGTTGGCTTTAGTGAGTTTCTGTCCCTTGAGTCGATGACACTCTTCGCTAATTTAGAATTAGTGCCTGGAAAGGGAAGGGTATTGAGGGAAGTAACCTAAAACCTGGAATTGGTGGAGCAAAGGTGACGTAGAGGGGCAGAGCCGCCACAGACACATACATTCACTACAAAGTGAATGGGACTCCCTAGATTTACACAATGCAGACAATCTGCCCTGAGAAGAGCCTTCAAGAAACAAGCAATCTCTGTTATGTGGAAGAAAAATAAGctgattaaaatcttttttttttttcctgattaaaatctTGCtgacttgggggtgcctgggtggctcagtcagttaacgttgagtgcccaactcttagtttcagctcaga
The sequence above is a segment of the Meles meles chromosome 20, mMelMel3.1 paternal haplotype, whole genome shotgun sequence genome. Coding sequences within it:
- the ZNF358 gene encoding zinc finger protein 358 isoform X1; amino-acid sequence: MATAAAGAGELQVPAAPAAALGRPLSLPGSAWRGRWAEGAAGGAGGRGASCGPRGRGGPGRGEGRRDPSFPREEEPKMERGAEPWSWALDTSGAGSHDFHPDPAPEAASTSTPGMRRSVLVRNPGHRGPRPTYEELDSDSEDLDPNPEELDAVCEDPEPDSEDLNTVSEDADPSYEDLGPVSEDLDPDAEAPSSISAAARDSDPQDLHPMASSFDLDPDVIGPVPLVLDPNDDTLSPTESPDVDPLASSLTATPEALAPSPAVLPAPASPPRPFSCPDCGRAFRRSSGLSQHRRTHSGEKPYRCPDCGKSFSHGATLAQHRGIHTGARPYQCAACGKAFGWRSTLLKHRSSHSGEKPHHCPVCGKAFGHGSLLAQHLRTHGGPRPHKCPVCAKGFGQGSALLKHLRTHTGERPYPCPQCGKAFGQSSALLQHQRTHTAERPYRCPHCGKAFGQSSNLQHHLRIHTGERPYACPHCSKAFGQSSALLQHLHVHSGERPYRCQLCGKAFGQASSLTKHKRVHEGAAAAAAAAAAAAGLGLSPASMLRPGQVSLLGPDAVSVLGSGLGLSPGPSSGLGSEPSSVLGSLPNPGPKALSGSECTPTPDSVKSSDPKPGPNTNPDLVASPEHGSGPSSDQDPAPSPEPNPESHPDPCSPTHDTVSPALPTGESPEWAQEQGALLGPDG
- the ZNF358 gene encoding zinc finger protein 358 isoform X2, whose protein sequence is MERGAEPWSWALDTSGAGSHDFHPDPAPEAASTSTPGMRRSVLVRNPGHRGPRPTYEELDSDSEDLDPNPEELDAVCEDPEPDSEDLNTVSEDADPSYEDLGPVSEDLDPDAEAPSSISAAARDSDPQDLHPMASSFDLDPDVIGPVPLVLDPNDDTLSPTESPDVDPLASSLTATPEALAPSPAVLPAPASPPRPFSCPDCGRAFRRSSGLSQHRRTHSGEKPYRCPDCGKSFSHGATLAQHRGIHTGARPYQCAACGKAFGWRSTLLKHRSSHSGEKPHHCPVCGKAFGHGSLLAQHLRTHGGPRPHKCPVCAKGFGQGSALLKHLRTHTGERPYPCPQCGKAFGQSSALLQHQRTHTAERPYRCPHCGKAFGQSSNLQHHLRIHTGERPYACPHCSKAFGQSSALLQHLHVHSGERPYRCQLCGKAFGQASSLTKHKRVHEGAAAAAAAAAAAAGLGLSPASMLRPGQVSLLGPDAVSVLGSGLGLSPGPSSGLGSEPSSVLGSLPNPGPKALSGSECTPTPDSVKSSDPKPGPNTNPDLVASPEHGSGPSSDQDPAPSPEPNPESHPDPCSPTHDTVSPALPTGESPEWAQEQGALLGPDG
- the ZNF358 gene encoding zinc finger protein 358 isoform X3, translated to MRRSVLVRNPGHRGPRPTYEELDSDSEDLDPNPEELDAVCEDPEPDSEDLNTVSEDADPSYEDLGPVSEDLDPDAEAPSSISAAARDSDPQDLHPMASSFDLDPDVIGPVPLVLDPNDDTLSPTESPDVDPLASSLTATPEALAPSPAVLPAPASPPRPFSCPDCGRAFRRSSGLSQHRRTHSGEKPYRCPDCGKSFSHGATLAQHRGIHTGARPYQCAACGKAFGWRSTLLKHRSSHSGEKPHHCPVCGKAFGHGSLLAQHLRTHGGPRPHKCPVCAKGFGQGSALLKHLRTHTGERPYPCPQCGKAFGQSSALLQHQRTHTAERPYRCPHCGKAFGQSSNLQHHLRIHTGERPYACPHCSKAFGQSSALLQHLHVHSGERPYRCQLCGKAFGQASSLTKHKRVHEGAAAAAAAAAAAAGLGLSPASMLRPGQVSLLGPDAVSVLGSGLGLSPGPSSGLGSEPSSVLGSLPNPGPKALSGSECTPTPDSVKSSDPKPGPNTNPDLVASPEHGSGPSSDQDPAPSPEPNPESHPDPCSPTHDTVSPALPTGESPEWAQEQGALLGPDG